One window of Camelus dromedarius isolate mCamDro1 chromosome 18, mCamDro1.pat, whole genome shotgun sequence genomic DNA carries:
- the DEFB121 gene encoding beta-defensin 121, with amino-acid sequence MKFLLLILTVTLLLAQVTPAMKCWSKLGSCRTKCEENELFYVLCRDETMCCVDPKYVPEKKGKSSNASGRLA; translated from the exons ATGAAATTCCTTCTTCTGATTTTGACTGTTACCCTGCTCCTGGCCCAGGTCACCCCAG ccatGAAGTGTTGGAGTAAGCTGGGAAGCTGCAGAACAAAGTGTGAAGAGAATGAACTGTTCTATGTATTATGCAGGGATGAGACTATGTGCTGTGTAGATCCCAAGTACGTACCTGAGAAAAAGGGTAAATCCTCAAATGCATCTGGAAGATTGGCATAA